Proteins encoded in a region of the Solea senegalensis isolate Sse05_10M unplaced genomic scaffold, IFAPA_SoseM_1 scf7180000012513, whole genome shotgun sequence genome:
- the wipi2 gene encoding WD repeat domain phosphoinositide-interacting protein 2 isoform X1 has protein sequence MNLASQSGDAGGSQLLFANFNQDNTSLAVGTKSGYKFFSLSSVDKLEQIYECTDTEDVCIVERLFSSSLVAIVSLKAPRKLKVCHFKKGTEICNYSYSNTILAVKLNRQRLIVCLEESLYIHNIRDMKVLHTIRETPPNPSGLCALSISNDNCYLAYPGSATIGEVQVFDTVNLRAANMIPAHDSPLAALAFDASGTKLATASEKGTVIRVFSIPEGQKLFEFRRGVKRCVSICSLAFSMEGLYLSASSNTETVHIFKLETQKEKYVPAEEPTTWGGYLGKVLMASTTYLPSQVTEMFTQGRAFATVRLPFCGHKNICALAVIQKIPRLLVAAADGYLYLYNLDPQEGGECTLMKQHRLDGSTEAPNEILEQGSHDRPLVAQTYSAAVTKGYCEEQGAVGGAGLDDDLNELRLEEENEQPPLILETD, from the exons ATGAACCTGGCCAGTCAGAGCGGGGACGCTGGCGGTAGCCAGCTCCTCTTCGCCAACTTTAACCAGGATAACAC GTCCTTGGCTGTTGGCACCAAGTCAGGATACAAGTTTTTCTCCCTGTCTTCAGTGGACAAGTTAGAGCAGATATATGAATGTA CAGACACAGAGGATGTGTGTATTGTGGAGCGTCTGTTCTCCAGCAGCCTGGTGGCCATCGTCAGTCTGAAGGCTCCCAGGAAGCTCAAAGTCTGTCACTTCAAGAAGGGAACAGAGATTTGCAACTACTCCTATTCCAACACCATACTGGCTGTAAAGCTCAACAGACAG AGGCTCATAGTGTGTCTGGAGGAGTCGCTGTACATTCACAACATCCGAGACATGAAAGTGTTGCACACTATCAGAGAAACTCCCCCCAATCCCTCAG GATTGTGTGCCCTTTCCATCAGCAATGATAACTGTTACCTGGCTTACCCAGGCAGTGCCACAATAGGAGAAGTACAGGTGTTTGACACTGTCAACCTG CGAGCAGCGAACATGATTCCAGCCCACGACAGCCCGTTAGCAGCTCTGGCTTTCGATGCCAGTGGAACCAAACTAGCCACAGCCTCAGAGAAG GGCACAGTCATTCGTGTCTTCTCGATCCCAGAGGGACAGAAGCTCTTTGAGTTTCGGCGAGGAGTCAAGAG GTGTGTCAGCATTTGCTCCCTGGCTTTCAGTATGGAAGGCCTATACCTGTCGGCCTCCAGCAACACAGAGACGGTCCATATCTTCAAGTTAGAAACACAGAAGGAGAAGTATGT gcCTGCGGAGGAGCCCACTACTTGGGGAGGGTACCTGGGTAAGGTCCTGATGGCGTCTACCACGTACCTGCCTTCCCAGGTCACAGAGATGTTCACCCAGGGACGGGCTTTCGCCACTGTTCGTCTGCCCTTCTGCGGACACAAGAACATCTGCGCCTTAGCTGT GATTCAGAAGATTCCGAGGTTGTTGGTTGCAGCGGCTGATGGTTACCTGTACCTGTACAACCTGGATCCACAAGAGGGAGGGGAATGTACTCTCATGAAGCagcacag GTTAGATGGCAGTACTGAAGCACCCAATGAGATCCTTGAGCAAGGGTCACATGATCGCCCACTTGTGGCCCAAACATACAGTGCTGCTGTCACTAAAG GTTACTGTGAAGAGCAAGGTGCCGTGGGAGGGGCGGGCCTAGACGACGACCTCAATGAGTTGCGCTTAGAGGAAGAGAACGAGCAACCGCCACTCATCCTTGAAACTGACTGA
- the wipi2 gene encoding WD repeat domain phosphoinositide-interacting protein 2 isoform X2: protein MNLASQSGDAGGSQLLFANFNQDNTSLAVGTKSGYKFFSLSSVDKLEQIYECTDTEDVCIVERLFSSSLVAIVSLKAPRKLKVCHFKKGTEICNYSYSNTILAVKLNRQRLIVCLEESLYIHNIRDMKVLHTIRETPPNPSGLCALSISNDNCYLAYPGSATIGEVQVFDTVNLRAANMIPAHDSPLAALAFDASGTKLATASEKGTVIRVFSIPEGQKLFEFRRGVKRCVSICSLAFSMEGLYLSASSNTETVHIFKLETQKEKPAEEPTTWGGYLGKVLMASTTYLPSQVTEMFTQGRAFATVRLPFCGHKNICALAVIQKIPRLLVAAADGYLYLYNLDPQEGGECTLMKQHRLDGSTEAPNEILEQGSHDRPLVAQTYSAAVTKGYCEEQGAVGGAGLDDDLNELRLEEENEQPPLILETD from the exons ATGAACCTGGCCAGTCAGAGCGGGGACGCTGGCGGTAGCCAGCTCCTCTTCGCCAACTTTAACCAGGATAACAC GTCCTTGGCTGTTGGCACCAAGTCAGGATACAAGTTTTTCTCCCTGTCTTCAGTGGACAAGTTAGAGCAGATATATGAATGTA CAGACACAGAGGATGTGTGTATTGTGGAGCGTCTGTTCTCCAGCAGCCTGGTGGCCATCGTCAGTCTGAAGGCTCCCAGGAAGCTCAAAGTCTGTCACTTCAAGAAGGGAACAGAGATTTGCAACTACTCCTATTCCAACACCATACTGGCTGTAAAGCTCAACAGACAG AGGCTCATAGTGTGTCTGGAGGAGTCGCTGTACATTCACAACATCCGAGACATGAAAGTGTTGCACACTATCAGAGAAACTCCCCCCAATCCCTCAG GATTGTGTGCCCTTTCCATCAGCAATGATAACTGTTACCTGGCTTACCCAGGCAGTGCCACAATAGGAGAAGTACAGGTGTTTGACACTGTCAACCTG CGAGCAGCGAACATGATTCCAGCCCACGACAGCCCGTTAGCAGCTCTGGCTTTCGATGCCAGTGGAACCAAACTAGCCACAGCCTCAGAGAAG GGCACAGTCATTCGTGTCTTCTCGATCCCAGAGGGACAGAAGCTCTTTGAGTTTCGGCGAGGAGTCAAGAG GTGTGTCAGCATTTGCTCCCTGGCTTTCAGTATGGAAGGCCTATACCTGTCGGCCTCCAGCAACACAGAGACGGTCCATATCTTCAAGTTAGAAACACAGAAGGAGAA gcCTGCGGAGGAGCCCACTACTTGGGGAGGGTACCTGGGTAAGGTCCTGATGGCGTCTACCACGTACCTGCCTTCCCAGGTCACAGAGATGTTCACCCAGGGACGGGCTTTCGCCACTGTTCGTCTGCCCTTCTGCGGACACAAGAACATCTGCGCCTTAGCTGT GATTCAGAAGATTCCGAGGTTGTTGGTTGCAGCGGCTGATGGTTACCTGTACCTGTACAACCTGGATCCACAAGAGGGAGGGGAATGTACTCTCATGAAGCagcacag GTTAGATGGCAGTACTGAAGCACCCAATGAGATCCTTGAGCAAGGGTCACATGATCGCCCACTTGTGGCCCAAACATACAGTGCTGCTGTCACTAAAG GTTACTGTGAAGAGCAAGGTGCCGTGGGAGGGGCGGGCCTAGACGACGACCTCAATGAGTTGCGCTTAGAGGAAGAGAACGAGCAACCGCCACTCATCCTTGAAACTGACTGA
- the LOC122759853 gene encoding myosin-16-like, translating into MPGGYKGECRDDVDPMPFLVPSEKERMDVMNKPYDIKRSCWVKDEKEAFIAGEIQSDDGDKVTVKTSKNTTVSVKKDDIQQMNPPKFYQACDMANLTFLNEASVMENLRSRYVSMRIYTYSGLFCVTINPYKWLPVYGAKVAQMYKGKKRNEVPPHLFSVSDNAYHDMMMEHENQSMLITGESGAGKTENTKKVIQYFANVGASGSKASDSKGSLEDQIIQANPVLEAFGNAKTIRNNNSSRFGKFIRIHFGPTTKLAGADIETYLLEKSRVISQQAAERGYHIFYQLLSGRKPELIEALLLSPDPKQYVWVCQGVTVVDNMDDGEELLLTDEAFDVLGFTPEEKMSIYKLTGGIMHFGNMKFKQKPREEQADVDSSEVADKVAHLMAINSGELQKGITRPRVKVGNEFVTKGQNQDQCVYSIGALAKAIYDRMFKWMVTRINRTLDTKMQRQYFIGVLDIAGFEIFEFNSFEQLCINFTNEKLQQFFNHHMFVLEQEEYKKEGIDWVFIDFGLDLQACIDLLERPMGIFSILEEQCVFPKATDGTFKASLYDNHLGKSSNFLKPKPGKKGAEAHFELVHYAGTVGYNITGWLEKNKDPLNETVVGLFQKSSMPLLALLFKEEEGTAGTKKQKKGSSFQTVSNFYREQLNKLMSTLRSTAPHFVRCIIPNEFKKSGVTDNHLILHQLACNGVLEGIRICRKGFPNRLQYPEFKQRYCILNPNVIPKGFVDNKKASELILGSVGLDNMEYRIGHSKVFFRAGVLAKLEDMRDERLAKIITLLQSQLRGTLMRIEFKKMVDRRIALMAIQRNVRKFLQLRFWGWWKLYTKVKPLLMVARQEEIFKAKEEELRESVEKVKGLEGKIKDLEGKMVTLSQEKNDLTLALAAEQDTLGDAEERCTQLMHQKVQLEESLQDLRERLEEEEGNAASLHGQRRQLEGELTELKRDLESLESTVAKTEKEKQGLDYKVRTLTGDLSQRDDQVAKLQKEKRALEDLQQKTLEDLQTEEDKVNHLTKTNSRLNTQVNELEDSWEQEKRIRAEVEKARRKAEGDLRMTIENLNEMENAKVDLEEVIKKRDFEISNMNSKMEDEQALSSMLSRKLKEHQGRIEELEEELEAERAMRAKVEKQRAELSRDLEDLSDRLEEAGGATVSQIEQNRKRETELLKLRRELEEAALQSEATAAGLRKKHSDVMAELGEQLENLTRLKVKLEKDKMSMKAEIEDLSVTIETTQKAKMNSEVHAHKLEDNLAEANARLAELERTQTELNSTKIHLTAENNDLSRELEDAQSKLTQASRLKASLALQVDELKRQVDEENKGRNTAVVALANARHDLSLLKEQLEEESEARSELQRLVSKLNADVTSWRSKYETDAIHRTEELEETKRKLAVRLQEAEEAAEAAQARAASLEKIKQRLQGEVEDLTIDLEKSNAAAAALDKKQRVFDKLAAEWHQKNEELQLELESSQKESRSYMTELYKLKTAYEESQDHIETVCKENKTLSEEIKELVDQLGEGGRSVHELQKAKKKLEVEKEELQLALEEAETSLEVEEGKLVRVQLELAQVKADIDRRIHEKEEEFEVTRKNHARAVESLQASLEAEAKGRAEALRMKKKMEGDLNEMEIQLEHANRNNAELVKTLKKLQQQIKDLQVQMDEDARQHEELREKFSLQERRLCLMQGEMEELRGGLEASERARKQIEQELVDTTERFSEISMHNQSLTILKRKLEADLTRVSSENEELISEFRAADERAKKAVTDATRLCEELRQEQERSSHLERVKKNQEQNLKDLTMKLEEAEQQALKAGKRTIQKLETRIKELENSMDQEQKRHTETVKALRKGERRLKELIFQTEEDHKTNQRMQELVEKLQNKLKCYKRQIEEAEEQANSSLSKYRKTIHELDDAEERADMAEMALNKMRTRNRASTAKGFTSVEIVQVTKPSSGGQDG; encoded by the exons aTGCCAGGTGGGTATAAAGGAGAGTGCAGGGACGATGTGGACCCCATGCCGTTCCTGGTTCCGTCAGAAAAGGAGCGGATGGATGTCATGAACAAACCATACGACATCAAGCGCTCTTGCTGGGTCAAAGATGAGAAGGAGGCTTTCATCGCTGGGGAGATTCAGTCTGACGACGGGGACAAAGTCACCGTCAAGACCTCCAAGAACACA actgtgagtgtgaagaAGGATGATATTCAGCAGATGAATCCTCCCAAGTTCTACCAGGCCTGCGACATGGCCAACCTCACTTTCCTCAATGAGGCCAGTGTCATGGAAAACCTGCGCAGCCGCTACGTCAGCATGAGGATCTAT ACGTATTCCGGCCTCTTCTGCGTGACCATCAACCCGTACAAATGGCTGCCCGTCTACGGTGCTAAAGTGGCCCAGATGTACAAGGGGAAGAAACGCAACGAAGTCCCTCCTCACCTCTTCTCCGTCTCTGACAACGCTTACCATGACATGATGATGG AGCATGAGAACCAGTCTATGCTGATCAC TGGAGAATCCGGTGCTGGCAAGACTGAGAACACTAAGAAGGTTATCCAGTACTTTGCCAATGTTGGAGCCTCTGGGAGCAAAGCCTCAGACTCCAAG GGCTCTCTGGAGGACCAGATCATTCAGGCTAACCCGGTGCTGGAGGCATTCGGCAACGCCAAGACCATCAGGAACAACAACTCCTCACGCTTt GGAAAGTTCATTCGCATCCACTTTGGGCCAACAACTAAGCTGGCTGGTGCTGATATTGAGACTT ATCTCCTAGAGAAATCAAGAGTGATTTCCCAGCAGGCCGCAGAGAGAGGATACCACATCTTCTACCAACTCCTTTCTGGAAGGAAGCCAGAGCTCAtag AGGCGCTGCTGCTGAGCCCAGACCCCAAACAGTATGTGTGGGTTTGCCAGGGAGTGACTGTGGTGGACAACATGGATGAtggagaggagctgctgctcactgat GAGGCCTTTGATGTGCTGGGCTTCACTCCCGAGGAGAAGATGAGCATCTACAAGCTGACTGGAGGCATAATGCACTTCGGCAACATGAAGTTCAAACAGAAACCGAGAGAGGAACAGGCTGATGTGGATTCCAGCGAGG TGGCTGACAAAGTCGCCCACCTCATGGCCATCAACTCTGGGGAGCTGCAGAAGGGCATAACGCGCCCCAGGGTCAAGGTCGGCAATGAGTTTGTGACCAAAG GTCAGAACCAGGACCAGTGCGTGTACTCCATCGGTGCTCTGGCAAAAGCCATCTATGACCGCATGTTTAAATGGATGGTGACCCGCATCAATAGGACCCTGGACACCAAGATGCAGCGTCAGTACTTCATAGGAGTACTAGACATTGCTGGCTTTGAGATCTTCGAG TTCAACAGCTTTGAGCAGCTGTGCATCAACTTCACCAACGAGAAGCTGCAGCAGTTCTTCAACCACCACATGTTTGTGCTGGAGCAAGAAGAATACAAGAAGGAGGGAATCGACTGGGTCTTCATTGACTTTGGTCTGGACCTGCAGGCCTGTATCGACCTGCTGGAAAGG CCTATGGGGATTTTTTCCATCCTGGaggaacagtgtgtgtttccaaAGGCGACAGACGGGACCTTCAAAGCATCTTTGTATGACAACCACCTGGGCAAGTCCTCCAACTTCCTCAAGCCAAAACCTGGAAAGAAAGGAGCCGAGGCCCACTTTGAACTGGTGCACTATGCTGGCACT GTGGGTTACAACATCACCGGTTGGCTCGAGAAGAACAAAGACCCTCTGAACGAGACAGTGGTGGGTCTCTTCCAGAAGTCCTCCATGCCCCTGTTGGCTCTGCTCTTCAAAGAGGAGGAGGGCACTGCAGGGACCAAGAAGCAGAAAAAGGGATCTTCCTTCCAAACGGTCTCCAACTTCTACAGG GAACAGCTGAACAAACTGATGAGCACCCTGCGAAGCACTGCTCCACACTTTGTCCGCTGCATCATACCCAACGAGTTCAAGAAGTCAg gTGTGACAGATAATCACCTGATCTTGCACCAGTTAGCCTGTAACGGCGTCCTAGAGGGGATTCGTATCTGCAGGAAAGGATTCCCCAATAGACTACAGTATCCAGAATTCAAACAAAG GTACTGTATTCTCAACCCCAACGTTATCCCAAAAGGGTTTGTTGACAACAAGAAGGCCTCTGAGCTCATCCTGGGCTCTGTTGGTCTGGATAATATGGAGTACCGCATCGGTCACAGCAAG GTGTTTTTCCGCGCAGGCGTCCTGGCAAAGCTGGAGGACATGCGTGACGAGCGGCTGGCGAAGATCATAACCTTGCTGCAGTCTCAACTCAGAGGAACTCTGATGAGGATCGAGTTTAAGAAGATGGTGGACAGACG AATTGCACTGATGGCCATCCAGCGTAATGTGAGGAAGTTCCTCCAGTTACGCTTCTGGGGCTGGTGGAAACTTTACACAAAG GTGAAGCCCCTTCTCATGGTCGCCCGCCAGGAGGAGATTTTCAAGGCCAAGGAAGAGGAGCTGAGGGAGTCAGTGGAGAAGGTCAAGGGGCTGGAGGGCAAGATCAAAGATCTTGAGGGGAAGATGGTCACTCTGTCACAGGAGAAGAACGACCTAACCCTGGCCCTGGCTGCA gagcAGGACACACTAGGTGATGCTGAGGAGCGCTGTACCCAGCTGATGCACCAAAAGGTCCAGCTGGAGGAGTCACTGCAG GACCTGCGTGAGCGcctggaggaagaagagggcaACGCAGCTTCTCTTCATGGCCAGAGGAGGCAGCTGGAGGGGGAACTGACTGAGCTGAAGAGAGACCTGGAGTCTCTGGAGTCCACAGTGGCCAAGACGGAGAAGGAGAAACAG GGTCTGGACTACAAAGTGCGGACTCTGACAGGTGACCTGAGCCAGAGGGACGACCAAGTCGCCAAACTGCAGAAGGAAAAGAGAGCTCTGGAGGACCTGCAACAG AAAACTCTGGAGGATCTCcagacagaggaagacaaagtCAACCATCTAACTAAGACCAACAGCAGGCTTAACACCCAAGTGAACGAG ctTGAGGACAGCTGGGAGCAGGAGAAGAGGATCAGGGCAGAGGTGGAAAAGGCACGGAGGAAGGCAGAAGGAGACCTGAGGATGACCATAGAGAACTTGAACGAGATGGAGAACGCAAAGGTCGATCTGGAGGAGGTCATCAAGAA GAGAGACTTTGAAATCAGCAACATGAACTCCAAGATGGAAGACGAACAAGCTCTGAGCTCCATGCTTAGCCGCAAGCTCAAAGAGCACCAG GGCCGCattgaggagctggaggaggagctggaggccgAACGAGCCATGAGAGCTAAG GTTGAGAAGCAGAGGGCCGAGCTGTCTCGAGATCTGGAGGATCTCAGTGACAGGCTGGAGGAGGCTGGAGGAGCCACCGTGTCACAG ATCGAGCAGAACAGGAAGCGGGAGACGGAACTACTGAAGCTGAGGCgggagctggaggaggctgCACTCCAGTCAGAGGCCACAGCAGCCGGGCTGAGAAAGAAGCACTCAGACGTGATGGCAGAGCTGGGCGAGCAGCTGGAGAACCTGACCAGGCTGAAAGTCAAACTGGAGAAGGACAAAATGAGCATGAAGGCTGAGATCGAAGATCTAAGCGTCACCATAGAGACCACACAGAAAGCAAAA ATGAACTCTGAGGTCCACGCTCATAAGCTGGAAGACAATCTGGCAGAGGCCAACGCTCGCCTGGCTGAGCTGGAGCGCACTCAGACTGAGCTCAACTCGACCAAAATCCACCTGACTG cggAGAATAATGATCTGAGCCGGGAGTTGGAAGACGCGCAGAGTAAGCTGACGCAGGCGAGCAGGCTGAAGGCCTCGCTCGCCCTGCAGGTGGATGAGCTCAAGAGGCAGGTGGATGAGGAGAACAAG GGTCGGAACACAGCCGTGGTGGCCTTGGCCAACGCCCGCCATGACCTCTCGCTGCTGaaggagcagctggaggaggagtcAGAAGCCCGTAGTGAGCTGCAGCGCCTCGTGTCCAAGCTCAACGCTGACGTCACCTCCTGGAGGAGCAAGTATGAGACAGACGCCATCCACCGCACTGAGGAGCTGGAAGAGACCAA GCGCAAACTTGCAGTGCGTCTCCAGGAGGCTGAGGAGGCAGCGGAGGCGGCCCAGGCCAGAGCTGCCAGCTTGGAGAAGATCAAGCAGAGGCTGCAGGGAGAAGTGGAGGACCTCACCATAGACCTGGAGAag TCCAACGCGGCGGCGGCAGCTCTGGACAAAAAACAGAGAGTTTTCGACAAACTGGCGGCCGAGTGGCACCAGAAGAATGAAGAGCTGCAGCTGGAACTGGAGAGCAGCCAGAAGGAGAGTCGCTCCTACATGACAGAACTGTACAAGCTGAAGACGGCTTACGAGGAGAGCCAGGATCACATAGAGACTGTCTGCAAGGAGAACAAAACCCTCTCAG AGGAGATCAAGGAGTTGGTCGACCAGCTTGGCGAGGGAGGCCGCAGCGTCCACGAGCTGCAGAAAGCCAAGAAGAAActggaggtggagaaggaggagctgcagctggCTCTGGAGGAAGCCGAAACTTCATTAGAG GTGGAGGAAGGTAAGCTGGTGCGCGTGCAGCTGGAGTTGGCTCAGGTCAAAGCTGACATCGACCGGAGAATTCACgagaaagaggaggagtttGAAGTCACCAG GAAGAACCATGCGCGCGCAGTGGAGTCGCTGCAGGCCAGTTTGGAGGCAGAGGCCAAAGGTCGAGCCGAGGCtctgaggatgaagaagaaaatggaggGAGACTTGAATGAGATGGAGATTCAGCTGGAGCATGCTAACAGGAACAATGCGGAGCTGGTCAAAACCCTcaagaagctgcagcagcagatcaaa GATCTGCAGGTGCAGATGGATGAGGATGCTCGTCAGCATGAGGAGCTGAGGGAGAAATTCAGCCTCCAGGAGCGGCGTCTGTGTCTCATGCAGGGGGAGATGGAGGAGCTGAGAGGAGGTCTGGAGGCATCTGAGAGGGCCCGCAAACAGATCGAGCAGGAGCTGGTGGACACCACAGAGAGGTTCAGCGAGATCAGCATGCAC AACCAAAGTCTGACTATTCTGAAGAGAAAACTGGAGGCAGACCTCACTCGAGTGTCCAGTGAGAACGAGGAGCTGATCTCAGAGTTTCGTGCCGCCGATGAGAGAGCCAAGAAGGCTGTGACGGAC GCAACACGACTGTGTGAGGAGCTTCGGCAGGAGCAGGAGCGGAGCTCCCACCTGGAGAGGGTCAAGAAGAACCAGGAGCAGAACCTGAAAGACCTCACTATGAAGCTGGAGGAGGCTGAGCAGCAGGCACTGAAGGCCGGCAAACGCACCATCCAAAAACTGGAAACCAGG ATCAAAGAGCTGGAGAACTCGATGGATCAGGAGCAGAAGCGCCACACGGAAACGGTGAAAGCTCTCCGCAAAGGAGAGCGCCGACTCAAGGAGCTGATCTTCCAGACAGAGGAGGACCACAAGACCAACCAGCGCATGCAGGAGCTGGTGGAGAAACTCCAGAACAAGCTCAAGTGCTACAAACGGCAGATAGAGGAAGCT gaggagcaggccAACAGCAGCCTGTCCAAGTACAGGAAGACAATCCACGAGCTGGATGACGCTGAGGAGCGCGCAGACATGGCTGAGATGGCTCTGAATAAAATGAGGACCAGGAATCGAGCCTCGACCGCCAAAGGCTTCACCTCAGTGGAGATCGTCCAGGTCACAAAGCCCAGCAGTGGAGGACAGGACGGCTGA